A single genomic interval of Cucumis sativus cultivar 9930 chromosome 5, Cucumber_9930_V3, whole genome shotgun sequence harbors:
- the LOC101205100 gene encoding probable L-type lectin-domain containing receptor kinase VI.1: MAPLTFLILFFTVPPYFFADSKFLYNGFHEGKGLNLDGAAIVKPSGALCLTSNSQNVVGHAFYPDPVMLFDPRSPSNTSSFSTTFVFAIDPSIPGHGGHGLAFTLAPSTRFDEAESGHYLGLFNPLNDGNPSNHIFAVEFDTVKGHGGVTNSRGNHIGININGISSVKSQLAASSYYVDDTVWKEIQIDSGDPIVAWIDYDGRSKNLSVTIGLLELKPEKPLILCHIDLTSVMKNQMFVGFAASTGIETSAHYILGWSFAVDATARQLKYSQLPNRPNEQNISSSSNNNSQLKSVLAVSSIIVLMAIVILTFLFIRMKKAESLEDWEKDCPHRFNFKDIYTATNGFNDSAQIGIGGFGSVYKGKLSSTGAEIAVKRVKRDSSQGMKEFAAEIESLGRLRHKNLVNLQGWCKKQNDLLIVYDYIPNGSLHSLLHTSKQSVILKWEQRFNILKGIAAGLLYLHEDWEQVVIHRDVKPSNVLIDADMNARLSDFGLSRQYDHNEMSHTTRVVGTIGYIPPELFRTGKASKSADVFAYGVLLLEVACGRKPLGSNQFILMDWVMEWYETGDILHVADPKLDSIYKVEEMEMVLQLGLLCTHWKQEARPSMRQVMRFLNREDPLPASDAWTNSQSIFESSSRLTMTDRSSSMSVGPISSASINEGR, encoded by the coding sequence ATGGCTCCCTTAACTTTTCTTATACTGTTCTTCACTGTGCCTCCTTACTTTTTTGCAgactctaaatttttatacaATGGATTTCATGAAGGAAAAGGATTGAATCTTGATGGGGCGGCTATTGTTAAGCCATCTGGGGCGTTATGCCTCACCAGCAATTCACAAAATGTAGTTGGCCATGCGTTTTATCCTGATCCAGTTATGTTGTTTGATCCACGCTCTCCTTCAAATACTTCATCTTTCAGCACAACTTTTGTGTTTGCTATTGATCCTTCAATCCCCGGTCACGGCGGCCACGGCTTGGCCTTCACCTTGGCTCCATCAACCAGGTTTGATGAAGCTGAAAGTGGACATTACCTTGGATTATTCAACCCTCTCAACGATGGAAATCCATCCAACCATATATTCGCTGTAGAATTCGACACTGTTAAGGGGCATGGTGGAGTAACGAATTCTAGAGGCAACCATATTGGGATTAACATCAATGGCATTTCCTCAGTTAAATCTCAATTGGCTGCTTCTAGCTATTATGTTGATGATACGGTTTGGAAAGAAATCCAAATTGATTCTGGTGATCCAATCGTTGCTTGGATTGATTATGATGGTCGTAGTAAAAATTTGAGCGTCACTATTGGTCTTTTGGAGCTAAAGCCAGAGAAGCCACTCATTTTATGTCATATTGATCTAACTTCTGTTATGAAGAATCAAATGTTCGTGGGGTTCGCTGCATCGACCGGTATCGAAACAAGCGCTCATTACATTTTGGGATGGAGCTTTGCAGTGGATGCAACGGCACGGCAACTGAAGTACTCTCAACTTCCCAACAGACCAAATGAGcaaaatatttcttcttcctccaataACAATTCCCAGTTGAAATCTGTTTTAGCAGTGTCATCTATTATAGTCCTTATGGCAATTGTTATCTTAACCTTCTTGTTTATAAGAATGAAGAAAGCAGAGAGCTTGGAGGATTGGGAAAAGGATTGCCCTCATAGATTCAACTTCAAGGATATTTACACAGCAACAAATGGATTTAATGACAGCGCCCAAATTGGAATTGGGGGATTCGGGTCAGTATATAAAGGCAAGTTAAGTTCAACAGGTGCTGAGATTGCTGTGAAGAGAGTCAAACGGGACTCAAGCCAAGGAATGAAGGAATTTGCTGCGGAAATCGAAAGCTTAGGACGATTAAGACACAAGAACTTGGTTAATCTTCAAGGATGGTGCAAGAAACAGAACGATCTTCTAATAGTTTACGATTATATTCCAAATGGAAGTCTTCATTCTCTTCTCCACACTTCAAAACAGAGCGTGATATTGAAGTGGGAACAAAGATTCAACATCCTCAAAGGCATTGCTGCAGGATTACTATATCTTCATGAAGATTGGGAGCAAGTAGTGATCCACCGAGATGTAAAGCCGAGCAATGTTCTAATTGACGCCGACATGAATGCACGATTGAGTGATTTCGGATTGTCAAGACAATACGACCACAACGAAATGTCACACACAACTCGAGTCGTGGGGACAATAGGCTACATACCCCCAGAGTTGTTTCGCACGGGGAAGGCGTCAAAGAGCGCAGATGTGTTTGCATATGGAGTTTTGCTTCTGGAAGTGGCGTGTGGAAGAAAGCCTCTAGGATCAAACCAATTCATATTGATGGATTGGGTGATGGAATGGTATGAAACAGGGGACATTCTTCATGTGGCTGATCCAAAATTGGATTCCATTTATAAGGTAGAAGAGATGGAGATGGTATTACAACTTGGTCTTCTTTGTACTCATTGGAAACAAGAAGCTCGACCCTCAATGAGACAAGTTATGAGGTTCCTTAATAGAGAAGACCCACTTCCAGCATCCGATGCATGGACTAATTCTCAAAGTATCTTTGAATCCAGTTCAAGATTGACAATGACTGATCGTTCTTCATCCATGTCTGTTGGTCCGATCTCCTCTGCCTCCATAAACGAAGGAAGATAG
- the LOC105434389 gene encoding TMV resistance protein N, with the protein MVPSSPSSSAASSSSPSSSPSIGKWKFDVFLSFRGEDTRGGFTDHLYKALTRKGISTFRDENEIEEGEHIPSNLLASIDASRFAIVVVSEDYASSRWCLEELARMFECKKEVLPIFYKVDPSHVKNQSGTFEEAFVKHEKRFGRGDGKVQSWRTFLTELANTKAWLSQSWSHESNIIEEITTKIWKRLKPNLTVIKEDQLVGINSKINKLSSLLIPNSDDDDADDDVIFVGIHGMGGIGKTTIARVCYERIRDEFEAHCFLSNVRENYIRTLGNLSCLQTKLLSSMFSLKNNHIMDVEEGTAMINKAIFRKKTLLVLDDVDSSDQIKGLIPDNNSFGNGSRVIITTRNADFLSNEFGVKRIFEMDELKYEEALQLLSLSAFMKTCPKEGYLEHSKKIVKVVGGHPLALKLLGSSLRNKNLSVWNEVIEEVGGGGNIHEKIFKCLKVSYDGLDEREREIFLDVACFFNGKRREVVEEILNGCGFYAKTRIELLIQKSLLTLSYDNKLHMHNLLQEMGRKIVRDKHVRDRLMCHKDIKSVVTEALIQSIFFKSSSKNMVEFPILFSRMHQLRLLNFRNVRLKNKLEYSIPSELRYLKWKGYPLEFLPIDSSEECKLIELHMCHSNLKQFWQQEKNLVELKYIKLNSSQKLSKTPNFANIPNLKRLELEDCTSLVNIHPSIFTAEKLIFLSLKDCINLTNLPSHINIKVLEVLILSGCSKVKKVPEFSGNTNRLLQLHLDGTSISNLPSSIASLSHLTILSLANCKMLIDISNAIEMTSLQSLDVSGCSKLGSRKGKGDNVELGEVNVRETTRRRRNDDCNNIFKEIFLWLCNTPATGIFGIPSLAGLYSLTKLNLKDCNLEVIPQGIECMVSLVELDLSGNNFSHLPTSISRLHNLKRLRINQCKKLVHFPKLPPRILFLTSKDCISLKDFIDISKVDNLYIMKEVNLLNCYQMANNKDFHRLIISSMQKMFFRKGTFNIMIPGSEIPDWFTTRKMGSSVCMEWDPDAPNTNMIRFALCVVIGLSDKSDVCNVSSFTIIASVTGKDRNDTNLKNGDDLLVDGFLVSGMKKLDHIWMFVLPRTGTLLRKISNYKEIKFRFLLQAANYRQSITPNVEVKKCGVGLINLEEEKEAMKRYASHIILRNKNLLLN; encoded by the exons ATGGtcccttcttctccttcttcttctgctgcttcttcttcttctccttcttcttctccttcaattGGTAAATGGAAATTTGATGTGTTCTTGAGCTTTCGAGGCGAAGATACACGTGGTGGCTTCACGGATCATCTCTACAAAGCCTTAACACGAAAGGGAATTTCAACATTTAGAGATGAAAATGAGATCGAAGAAGGTGAACACATTCCTTCAAATCTGCTGGCTTCCATTGATGCCTCGAGATTTGCCATTGTTGTGGTTTCGGAAGATTATGCATCTTCAAGATGGTGCCTCGAGGAATTGGCTAGGATGTTTGAatgtaaaaaagaagttttaccaattttttataaagtgGATCCCTCTCATGTGAAAAACCAAAGTGGAACGTTTGAAGAAGCTTTTGTTAAACATGAAAAGAGATTTGGAAGAGGTGATGGGAAGGTTCAAAGTTGGAGGACGTTTCTCACCGAGCTTGCTAACACCAAAGCTTGGCTTTCTCAATCTTG GTCACATGAATCAAATATCATTGAAGAAATCACCAcaaaaatatggaaaagaTTGAAACCCAATTTGACAGTCATTAAGGAAGACCAACTAGTTGgaattaattctaaaataaacaaactttCTTCACTTTTGATTCCAAACtcagatgatgatgatgctgATGATGATGTGATCTTTGTGGGAATACATGGAATGGGTGGCATTGGTAAGACCACAATAGCTAGGGTCTGTTATGAGCGAATTCGTGACGAATTTGAAGCTCATTGCTTCCTCTCCAACGTTCGAGAGAATTATATCAGAACCCTTGGGAACCTTTCATGTTTACAAACCAAACTCCTTTCAAGCATGTTTTCGCTTAAAAACAATCACATAATGGATGTTGAAGAAGGTACCGCTATGATCAATAAAGCCATTTTTCGAAAAAAGACACTTCTCGTCCTTGACGACGTGGATTCTTCGGATCAAATCAAAGGATTGATTCCAGACAACAACTCTTTTGGCAATGGAAGTAGAGTCATCATCACAACACGGAATGCGGATTTTCTTTCGAATGAATTTGGGGTGAAAAGAATTTTTGAAATGGATGAACTTAAATATGAGGAAGCTCTTCAACTTCTTAGTTTGAGTGCTTTTATGAAAACATGTCCAAAAGAAGGTTACTTGGAACACTCCAAGAAGATTGTAAAGGTTGTGGGAGGCCACCCTCTTGCACTCAAATTGTTAGGGTCGTCtctaagaaacaaaaatttgagtGTGTGGAATGAGGTGATAGAAGAGGTTGGAGGAGGTGGGAATATTCATgaaaaaattttcaagtgtCTTAAAGTGAGTTATGATGGGTTGGAtgaaagggagagagagatatttcttgacgttGCTTGCTTCTTCAAtgggaagagaagagaagttgTAGAAGAGATATTAAATGGATGTGGTTTCTATGCCAAAACAAGGATTGAACTTCTTATTCAAAAGTCTCTCTTAACTCTTTCTTATGACAATAAGTTACATATGCATAATTTATTGCAAGAAATGGGTCGAAAGATTGTTCGGGATAAGCATGTTCGAGATCGATTAATGTGCCACAAAGATATAAAAAGTGTg GTGACAGAGGCATTGATCCAAagcatatttttcaaatcaagttcaaagaatatgGTGGAAtttccaattttgttttcaagaatgCACCAACTTAGGCTGCTTAATTTTCGCAATGTGAGACTGAAAAACAAGTTGGAATATAGCATTCCAAGTGAGTTAAGGTATTTGAAGTGGAAAGGATATCCGTTGGAGTTTCTGCCAATCGATAGCTCTGAAGAATGTAAGCTTATTGAGCTTCACATGTGCCATAGCAATCTCAAACAATTTTGGCAACAAGAAAAG AATTTGGTGGAGCTGAAGTATATCAAACTCAATAGTTCTCAAAAGTTGTCCAAAACTCCAAACTTTGCAAACATTCCAAATCTCAAAAGATTAGAGCTTGAAGATTGCACAAGTTTAGTCAACATTCATCCATCAATTTTCACTGCAGAAAAACTCATATTCTTGAGTTTGAAAGATTGCATCAATCTCACCAATCTTCCTTCTCACATTAACATCAAGGTTCTTGAAGTCTTGATTCTCTCTGGTtgttcaaaagtaaaaaaagtcCCTGAATTTTCAGGTAACACTAATAGATTACTCCAACTCCATTTGGATGGTACCTCCATATCAAACCTACCTTCATCAATTGCAAGCTTGAGTCATCTAACAATATTGAGTTTAGCCAACTGCAAAATGTTAATCGACATTTCGAACGCGATTGAGATGACATCTCTCCAAAGCTTAGATGTTTCTGGATGTTCGAAGcttggaagtagaaaaggaAAGGGGGACAATGTCGAATTGGGGGAGGTCAACGTGAGAGAAACCacacgaagaagaagaaacgacGACTgtaacaatattttcaaagaaatcttCCTTTGGTTATGCAACACTCCAGCTACTGGCATTTTTGGGATCCCATCATTAGCTGGTTTGTACTCTCTTACAAAACTAAACTTGAAGGATTGCAACCTTGAAGTAATCCCACAAGGGATTGAGTGTATGGTGTCATTGGTAGAGCTCGACTTGAGTGGCAATAATTTCTCTCATCTTCCAACAAGCATATCAAGACTTCATAACTTGAAAAGATTGAGGATAAACCAATGCAAAAAGCTTGTACATTTCCCAAAGTTACCTCCAAGGATCTTGTTTTTGACGTCAAAGGATTGCATTTCATTGAAagattttatagatatttcaaaagttgataATTTATACATAATGAAAGAAGTGAACCTTTTGAACTGCTACCAGATGGCTAACAACAAAGACTTCCATAGATTGATCATTTCTTCGATGCAGAAGATGTTCTTTCGAAAAGGAACATTCAACATCATGATTCCGGGGAGTGAGATTCCCGATTGGTTTACAACAAGGAAAATGGGATCTTCGGTATGCATGGAGTGGGATCCAGATGCCCCAAACACCAACATGATTCGATTTGCGCTCTGCGTCGTTATTGGTCTGAGTGACAAAAGCGACGTTTGCAATGTTTCGTCCTTCACCATTATCGCATCAGTGACTGGAAAAGACCGTAACGACACGAATTTGAAGAATGGAGATGATCTTCTGGTTGATGGATTTCTTGTTTCAGGGATGAAGAAGTTAGACCATATATGGATGTTTGTTTTGCCACGAACTGGGACTCTGCTAAGAAAGATTAGCAACTATAAAGAGATTAAGTTTAGATTCTTACTTCAAGc AGCTAATTATAGACAATCAATTACCCCAAATGTCGAAGTGAAGAAGTGTGGAGTTGGTTTGATAAAtttggaagaagagaaggaagcCATGAAACGGTATGCTTCTCACATTATCTTAAGAAACAAGAACTTATTGTTGAATTAA
- the LOC101222164 gene encoding RNA-binding protein 7 isoform X1, producing MSGRSNGCTIYIGNLDEKVSDRVLYDILIQAGRVVDLHIPRDKESGKPKGFAFAEYESEEIANYAVKLFSGLVNLHKRTLKFAVSGQDKPSPGSNAITSSSRSHEISQYSNRFSPSCRFPTYPENHLEALSNLWRHPPINPRNRFRSTVVFKLGGLSFRRLHTLQSFLIRTTHILKRITINSLFDFFLVQPCQEGLMHAPFTLGTWMKGV from the exons ATGTCAGGAAGGTCAAATGGATGCACCATTTACATTG GTAATTTGGATGAAAAAGTAAGTGACAGGGTTCTTTACGACATTCTAATCCAAGCTGGACGGGTTGTGGACTTGCACATTCCTCGAGACAAGGAATCTGGCAAGCCTAAGGGTTTTGCTTTTGCAGAGTATGAAAGTGAGGAGATTGCCAACTATGCTGTTAAGCTTTTCTCTGGTCTCGTGAATCTTCATAAACGTACCTTGAAGTTTGCA GTATCTGGGCAAGACAAGCCTTCACCTGGTAGCAATGCAATCACTTCATCATCGAGGTCGCATGAAATATCTCAGTATTCCAATCGCTTTTCCCCATCTTGCAGGTTTCCAACATATCCTGAGAACCATCTTGAAG CCCTTTCAAACCTCTGGCGCCATCCGCCAATAAACCCACGCAATCGATTTCGAAGCACCGTTGTTTTCAAGCTTGGCGGTCTCAGCTTCCGGCGCCTACACACGCTTCAATCGTTTCTCATACGGACTACCCATATCCTCAAACGGATTACAATCAATTCACTTTTCGACTTTTTTTTGG TACAACCATGTCAGGAGGGTCTAATGCATGCACCGTTTACGTTg GGAACTTGGATGAAAGG TGTATGA
- the LOC101222164 gene encoding RNA-binding protein 7 isoform X2, producing MSGRSNGCTIYIGNLDEKVSDRVLYDILIQAGRVVDLHIPRDKESGKPKGFAFAEYESEEIANYAVKLFSGLVNLHKRTLKFAVSGQDKPSPGSNAITSSSRSHEISQYSNRFSPSCRFPTYPENHLEALLNPGLVNQFNGYGSHLDNYNKEYSQRYSGTNLDSFNQPKSRRHDSSFPVDYPPY from the exons ATGTCAGGAAGGTCAAATGGATGCACCATTTACATTG GTAATTTGGATGAAAAAGTAAGTGACAGGGTTCTTTACGACATTCTAATCCAAGCTGGACGGGTTGTGGACTTGCACATTCCTCGAGACAAGGAATCTGGCAAGCCTAAGGGTTTTGCTTTTGCAGAGTATGAAAGTGAGGAGATTGCCAACTATGCTGTTAAGCTTTTCTCTGGTCTCGTGAATCTTCATAAACGTACCTTGAAGTTTGCA GTATCTGGGCAAGACAAGCCTTCACCTGGTAGCAATGCAATCACTTCATCATCGAGGTCGCATGAAATATCTCAGTATTCCAATCGCTTTTCCCCATCTTGCAGGTTTCCAACATATCCTGAGAACCATCTTGAAG cTCTTCTTAACCCTGGTTTAGTTAACCAATTTAATGGGTATGGATCACATTTGGATAACTACAATAAAGAATACAGTCAGAGGTATTCTGGGACAAATTTGGATAGCTTTAACCAACCTAAATCACGCCGCCATGATTCGAGTTTTCCTGTAGATTATCCTCCTTACTAA
- the LOC101222401 gene encoding endoglucanase 9 — translation MASAISNSSTLFLLFFLLLSFSFAGRALAGPNYRDALAKSILFFEGQRSGRIPANQRITWRSNSGLYDGELDHVDLTGGYYDAGDNVKFNLPMAFTTTMLSWGALEYGARMGSELPNTRAAIRWATDYLLKCATATPGKLYVGVGEPHADHKCWERPEDMDTVRTVYSVSAGNPGSDVAGETAAALAAASLVFRRVDRKYSKVLLATAKKVMEFALEHRGSYSDSLSSAVCPFYCSYSGYKDELVWGAAWLLRATNNVKYFNLLKSLGGDDVTDIFSWDNKFAGAHVLLSRRSLLNNDKNFDSYKQEAEAFMCRILPNSPSSSTQYTQGRLMFKLPESNLQYVTSITFLLTTYSKYMSAAKHTFNCGNLVVTPASLKNLAKIQVDYILGVNPLKMSYMVGFGKNYPKRIHHRGSSLPSKATHPQAIACDGGFQPFFYSYNPNPNILTGAVVGGPNQSDGFPDDRTDYSHSEPATYINAALVGPLAFFSGKH, via the exons atGGCTTCTGCCATCTCAAATTCTTCAACTCTCTTCTTACTTTTCTTCCTCTTGCTTTCATTTTCGTTTGCTGGTCGTGCTCTAGCTGGCCCCAATTACCGAGACGCCTTGGCCAAGTCGATATTGTTCTTTGAAGGACAACGCTCCGGTAGAATCCCGGCTAACCAACGGATCACTTGGAGGTCCAACTCCGGCCTCTATGATGGTGAACTTGATCAT GTGGATTTAACCGGCGGCTACTACGACGCCGGCGACAATGTGAAATTCAATCTCCCGATGGCTTTCACAACCACAATGCTTTCATGGGGAGCACTCGAGTACGGGGCGCGTATGGGTAGCGAATTACCCAACACACGGGCCGCCATTCGTTGGGCCACCGATTACCTTCTCAAGTGCGCCACCGCCACTCCAGGCAAGCTCTACGTAGGCGTGGGAGAGCCTCACGCCGACCACAAGTGCTGGGAACGGCCTGAGGACATGGACACTGTTCGAACTGTATACTCTGTTTCTGCCGGGAACCCAGGATCGGATGTTGCCGGAGAGACCGCGGCCGCACTGGCCGCCGCGTCGTTGGTGTTCCGGCGGGTTGATAGGAAATATTCAAAGGTGTTACTAGCGACGGCGAAGAAGGTGATGGAGTTTGCGTTGGAGCATCGTGGATCGTATAGTGATTCGCTTTCCTCTGCTGTTTGTCCTTTCTATTGCTCTTATTCTGGATATAAG gATGAATTGGTGTGGGGAGCAGCATGGCTTCTAAGAGCAACAAATAATGTTAAGTACTTCAATTTGTTGAAGTCGTTGGGAGGTGATGATGTGACTGACATCTTTAGTTGGGACAACAAATTTGCTGGTGCTCATGTTCTTTTGTCTAGg CGGTCATTGTTAAACAATGATAAGAACTTCGATTCGTACAAACAAGAAGCTGAGGCATTCATGTGTCGAATTCTACCGAACTCGCCCTCCTCAAGTACCCAATACACTCAAG ggAGACTGATGTTCAAGTTGCCAGAAAGTAACCTCCAATATGTGACATCCATAACATTTTTGCTCACCACGTATTCCAAATACATGTCTGCAGCGAAACACACGTTCAATTGTGGCAACCTTGTTGTTACTCCAGCTTCCCTGAAAAACCTGGCTAAGATTCAG GTGGATTATATATTAGGAGTGAACCCATTGAAAATGTCATACATGGTGGGATTTGGAAAGAACTACCCAAAGAGAATTCACCATAGAGGATCTTCGTTGCCTTCCAAGGCCACCCACCCTCAGGCTATTGCCTGCGACGGCGGCTTCCAACCCTTCTTCTATTCCTACAATCCCAACCCTAATATCTTAACCGGTGCTGTCGTCGGTGGCCCGAATCAAAGCGATGGCTTCCCCGACGATCGTACTGATTACAGCCACTCTGAACCTGCTACGTACATCAATGCTGCTCTTGTTGGGCCTCTTGCCTTCTTCTCAGGCAAACATTGA